aagtagaaaaggggcataattttgctaaaatgtaagcaatcttgagttatggaacttgacacATGAGGTCATATCATAATATTATGCTAAAGACACGTGGAGAATCTGAATACATGTGGTCAAATAATTCCAGAGAAACATGCTTAAATGCGTTTATATGTtaaaaacgggcataattttggcctagtagtttctgagaaacctgtttacattcaaaacttaaacctgaaatacTATCTTAAAAATgggcattattttgacaaagtaaaagCTAAAGTGAGatcatctcatgatgccaaagacattgtaaagtttgaaagaatttagaaaagtagtttctgagaaacctgcttaattgcaaaactttaacatgaaattctaagttaaaaaggggcataattttgacgaAATAAAcgctagagttatggaacttgccaTGTGTGGTCATCGCATGATGCCAAATCATGTGTGAAGTCTAGGTGCATTTAGCATAGTCGTTTCTGAAAAACTTTCTTTCATGAAAAACTTCTACCTGAAATTATTAGTTAAAAGGGtcacctgcttacatgcaaaattttaaccttttGTGAGGCGGACACGGACGACGACGCTGACGAGATCtatattatttgaaacatttcaaaaagttGAGCTTAAAATCATATTTGCCAATTGTATATTTTCTTCATTCCTACCGGTTTGCACTTtcgtataattatgttctatgtATTCCATTTTGTGTCTTTCTCACTTAACTCACGATGccacatttattattttttcagtgccacatctatttttttcttgatatctTATATTTTTTACAACATGCTTATCAGTATCTATAGTATCTACTGGCAAGTTTTTAATTACCGATCTGAATCGTTCTGTCAGGATGTTTCTACAGATTGGGAAAATATTGAAAGTGCCGCATCTGCACATTAACTACATGTTTGTTTTCGTGTATGagaaacatatattatatatactattGATTAAGATACATGCATAACCTATAACATTTGTATTGACCAAGTAGCTGTTTGCTGCATTATATAtagtatttatcaaaaatatgataaacaaatacatgttagTTAATATACAGATAAAGTCGTTTTGTGTGTGTTATTTCAAGTTCATCCATTTGTTTTGGAAAGCATATAAAATATGCGAAGTGTCTCtgcgatatgaaatattgagacaatgtgactggtacacaatTTGTATATAATTACCCATTTACCGAACTAAGCGTTTTAGCGGgtaaatacgcgattgaaatgggtttgTACATTTTccctagcccgcccgcttagctcagtagggagagcgcagatcttacggatctcggggtcgtgagttcgagacctgggcgaggcgtatgttctccatgacgaatTGATGAAATatattgcgtctgaaatcattcgtcctccacctctgaatcatgttgggaagttggcagtttcttgcggagaaaaggtttgtactggtgcagaatccaagaacactggtacctaggttaactgcccgccgttacaaaactgaaatactgctgaaaaacggcgttaaatcctacccaaacaaacaaacaagaagtgcattttcccgttcatgaccatggttcttctAGCATACATAGGGATAGGGTAaaacagaagtgtttttttttcctttctggtctggtgccattGGTTATTTGATACTCGAATTTACAAGTTCTTATAAATTACAGAAGAGCACAAAGTGATACATAATATGGAACCATATATAAAACCCAGTTTTATGCTTGGAATGTTACAAACGATATAATCTACTCTATATATACAATGAAGATGACATTTATATAAACATCCGTTTTGACGGCTGTACATTCGTGTTTCATGTGAAGTTCTTGTCCGTAATTAAAGGTAAATCGGAAATATACTTTTCAGTTGtataaaaaatacaagaaaatcaatAAGAACAAAAGCGTAACAATGACGAGTCAAATTTAGTTGGAAAAACAAAGGGCAATGCATGCCGTGAGCCTATATATGTTCTGTGAAGGTTTCTATACACAGCTGGTCAAAGCCTATACAGTTTGTGACAGATATGTAAAAACAGAACGCCACTTTTTCCGCATTTTAGGAAAGCTAAAATGGTAAACAATGGAAGTTAGTGTTCTGGTGCCAGCTCGATTTGTAGCAAAGCTTAAGTGAGCTACGAATACTTAACTAATTCGACATGCTAAATCGTACGTACGGCATAATATCTAGTACGTTTTACTAACCTACGTACGACAACTAACTCTACCTTGACTTACTACTCATTAAAAATTggattataataaaataaaataaagtgagATACAATATCTTATTACGACTAAACACATACGTAAGTAAGAATTTAGAACACCTAGTAGTAGATTTAGAACACCTGCGTAATTAAGACTTTTAACACTGCGTATTAAGACTTATAGTAACCTTGCGTAAGTAGACTTATAGTAACACCTGGTAGTACGCTATGTAACACCTAGTGTAAGACTTATAGTAACACTGCGTTAAAGACTCTTTATGAAACACTCTACGAAGAAGACTTATAGTTAACACTGGAGTACGACTTATGTAACATGCGTAAGTTAAGACTTTGTACACCGGCGGGAAGTACGACTTATAGTAACACCTGCGTAAAGTAAGAGCTTAAGTAACACCTGCTAGTAGACTTATTTAACACCTGCGTAAGTTAAGACTTTAGTAACACTCGTAATGTACGATATAGTAACACCTGGTAAGTTAGACTTTTATAACACCCACGTAAGTACACTTATAGTAACACTGCTTAAGTACGATACTTAATTAACACCTGCTAAGTAACTTATAGTAACACTGCGAAGTTTATTACGTCGAACGTATGCAGTGTTTACCTACGGGTATACAAGTAGCACGTAGACTTAGCTAGCACAGGCGCTTCATAGTAAacataaatttattgaatatatatttatcaataataAAGTAGTCTTTGTGACCTCAAATCGGAATGACATTCGACTGCATTGGAATGATTTCGCTTACAAAAATTATGGTTTCCTGAATTGTATATTGTTCAGCTGTTTAAAAGTATTGATAAGCTGATCATGTTAAAACTGATCAAGTTCTGCGCGAAGGTGAATTCTGATTATATGGCAAATTAATTCTCAAAAGTCTGCAGTAATGTTATATTGTTGCAGCGTTCGATGCTGAAATGCAGTTAAGCAGGAAGCGTAATCAACGTAATAATTATATTGCATGTGTTCATACTTAGTCTTATTATCTCGTGATCTTCCTATAGAATGCACATGTGTATGTAGACTAGCTGCTGTGCGTGACTAAATGAAAGACGTTTATACTCCTCATAAACACAAGGAATCCGCCAGTTTCCGGATTATGTACAACCTCCCTTTGCTCGATGTTGATGGCTTGCATCTGAATGCCAGCTGGAGGACCGTTGTCGTATGGGGCGGCCGCACCGGCGGATGGGTACGGCTGCAACTCCGTGGTGTGGCTGGCCTGTCTTTTTACCTTGTTTCGCCGCTTGTAACAGATGTAAAAGGTAAGAGCAGCGGTTATTGCAAGTACATACAGACCAGACGACAAACACAAGTAAAACGATGTTCCGAAACTTGAACCGGAGAATTTCCCAGCAACCACCATACAACCAATGAAACTAAGCAAACCTGGAAAAAGTAAATACACTTCTTTCTCGTAGCGAATTATTAGTATAGCACTTAATATTTCAAAGTATTAGAACAATTATAATGAGGCGTTCTTGAAACAAGGATTATGACATGAACGGAAGAATGAGGTCTGCTTTTGGCATAGATATAGTAAATAACTACGATTCAGTATACCCACAGAAGCTGCGCTTAACCAAAGAGGTATACAAATAAATACTATAGTACTATAGTatgtattttctacttcttcgaCTCAACTTAAATTTGGGTATGGACATGTTTTTCGCCATGTTTTAAGCATTTGCTAGgctattttgaaatatagttgaCCGATGAAGGATGTTTAATACGGTATAAACTTTCTAAGTTGTATTAtatcaattaaaccgagtctctGTTTTTGTTCCACTGAAGCAATATTCATTAAGTACTGTCACCGACGCCTGCTTATAAACAATATTCTTCATCTACAATAAAacaatctttcactggttgaatgCGCTGCTTAGATGGTAAGAGGCTCCGTCCGAGTTACCAGGGATCCacatctacaaccagtgacagattctttttcttgcataccgtatgtcttcaaatattaaatgaaataaaatgaaacgaaTGCTTTTCTTTAAAGTACTACTTGATTACTGTACGCAACAACAAGTGAGTCAACTTTCACGCCTTTTTCTAGCAAAAACGCAGGAAAATCCTGACCGgtataaaagaaaacaatgtcGTTCACATGCAAGCAATGTACATCACCCACAACCAGGGACTATTACCTGCAATCGGgtataacaagaaacaaaatCCACCAAGGATACCACAGCACCCAATGTCATCATCTCCATCTTTGCTACACCACATCTCAAAACATCCAAATACAATAGGTAACATCATGATCGAAAAGGCTCCAGATTGTAGGCTATAGGCTGTGCCGtctaaatcttttatttttttaaaaaaaaaatacgtttttaaatacatgtatcagaaCGTTCGTTTTATTAAGTTCAACCGATTTGGTACAGAATAGCACTGCACtgtcaaaataaaagttttttacaTCTCAATACAATTATGACATGTCACAAAACTGACAGTATAGTCTGTTCTAAAATCATCTGGGAAAGAAAGAGCTGGGACTCGCACGTGCTCTTAACAAATCTTGTTTTCTGATTACCAGACAAGCCGAATTGCAACCCGCGCTTGCTCCTGCTTACCTGATAAACCGAAATGGGACTCGCACGTGCTGCTTACCAGACAAGCCGAAATGCGACCCGCATTGCTGCTACTTACCTGACAAGCTGAAATGCGACCCGCATTGCTGCTACTTACCTGACAAGCCGAAATGCGACTCGCCTTGCTGCTACTTACCTGACAAGCCGAAATGCGACTCGCACTTGCTGCTGCTTACCCGACAAGCCGAAATGCGACTCGCACGTGCAGCTGCTTACCCGGCAAGCCGAACCAGCCGAAATGCGACTCGCACGTGCTGCTGCTTACCCGACAAGCTGAAATGCGACTCGCACGTAATGCTGCTTACCTGACAAACCGAAATGCGACTCAGAGTATATGAAGGTGCTAATCGTTTGCACATTGTAAATAGTATTCATTGCTGCAAGGTAAATTTCAGAGATATAGAAGGTGCTAAATCGTTGCAAGCTTTGTAAATAAGACAGCCCGTGTGGCAGCAGCATGTGCGAGTTGCCttacattaaattattattacctgACAAACCGAAATGCGACCCGCACGTGCTGCTACTTGGTTGACAATCCGAAATGCGACTCGCACGTGCTGCTGCTTACTGACAAGCCGAAATGCGACTCGCACGTGCTGCTTACCTGACAAGCCGAAATGCAGCTCGCCTTGCTGCTACTTACCTGACAAGCCGAAATGCGACTCGCCTTGCTGCTACTTACCTGACAAGCCAAAATGCGACTCGCACTTGCTGCTGCTTGTCTGACAAGCCAAAATGCGACTCGCACGTGCTACTTACCTGACAAGCCGAAATGCAACTCGCCTTGCTGCTACTTACCTGACAAGCCAAAATGCGACTCGCACTTGCTGCTGCTTGTCTGACAAGCCGAAATGCGACTCGCACCTGCTGCTTACTTGACAACCTGAAATGCGACTCGCACGTGCTGCTGCTTACCTGACAAACCGAAAGGCGACTCGCACATGTTTCTGCTAGTATTGTAACCATAATAACTGGTTCCTTGGTCACAGCAGTAAAGTTTTGGGTCGATTGTGTTGCAATTCTCACCAGGGATCCAACTTGAACCGAACATACCAGCACCCTGAAGGATCAATGGACTCAGTATGAACCCTAGTATGAAACAGCCAAAACACGTGAGGCATGTATCTTCCAAACCCATCTCTTTATAGCGATGTTAGTCTGAAAAAAAAGAttgattttaaattgtacttCCTATGTTCATAGGATTGATTGATGTCTAATATCTGTGTCGtaatacacttaacaaaattcctaattggtcagtttatattgtattactattttgttaataatgcatgtatttacaagaaatttcacataccgtcATTTGAATAGGTTCTGcagataattattgatttatttttggccgactcacgtcaagcgtaaccgcattaggcgttttgaccaatattgcataatttatacgtgcagggcatgcgcaccaatatgcacttgttagtgaacatttttggcattactgacgaaagtcctactagaaaaacacatatcattgtgaaattgacacaagagcaacgcgcccgggctgtcggaatttttcaacaaaactcaaaatcggtcacttcaatgaattgtccttgggttaaattttgccaaaagagcgcggatggtagataaccaacgattgaaggttcttgtaaacggaaataatgttaaaaatggaaataaccatcaaagtaacaggtacaaacaatttatatcaaaattcctttgaaattgcaaaaataatcactcacgtgtcgtaaatgtgtcccggctagcaaaattccgacagctcgatcgcgttgcttttgattcaatttcaccatgatctgtgtttttctagtaggactttcgtcagtaatgccaaaagtgtaaacgaacacgtgtatgttggtgcacatgccctgcacgtgcaaaatatgtaatgttaatcaaaacgcctaatgcggttactttggcagTGAgttccaaaaataaatcaatatgtagctgcagtacttattcaaatgtcggtatgtgaaatttcgtttgaatacatgcataattaacaaaatagtaatacaatataaactgaccaattaggaattttgttgagtgtaatTAGACATAAAAGTGTTTGAAATTTACCTTGGAACGAAAGAAGTTCTGGCTGCGGAGCCATCATGGTTAAGTGTTAAGATATCGTCTACGTCTGGATGCTATAGAAATATAATTATACCTTTTTCAACAGCCAGCTCTAGATTCACGCTTGTCGGCCTCACAAAGATTACCCGTTGAAAACTTCTTGTTAATTTTACTTCCGTTTTGATAATCAGGAACGTGCAATGCATCTGCATTGATATCGCTACTTGACctaaattaaacaattttgaaatattgtgcAGATAATGTTAGTGTTTAAGCAATCATGTCAGGATATTTGTTTTTACAAGTTCAGCAGTTAAATATTTAAGTTCAGCGGTAAAGTAGATTGGTCTGTTGGGCACCGATGCACATTCCGTTACGCATTATTTTTCGGCCGGTTAGCGTGTCATAACGTTTGATGAACGTCCGTTTGGACAAAATGATGCGAATTGTAAACTAAAGCCTCTTGAAAagcgaaggcgaaaacacgatgGGAGATGGAGgtcgaaaacgcgaaaacacgatattaatgGCGCGAAAACGTGATGTTTTtggcatcgtgttttcgcttcaTCCCATCGTGTTTTAATTCTCTTTATCACATCGTGTTTTCTCGTCAATAGATCGTGTTTTCGCGAATTCGCCCTTAGGACGATAGCGTGAAACCGCGATGTGggcctaacggaacaccgtacaaaAATGCTTACCGGCTTGTATTTTATAGTCAATAAAACTAGACGGGCACTTAAGGCCTGATGCATTTGACAATTGTGATATTAAACATGTTGCAACCATAACGCACTTGTCTTGTATAGAATATACGTTTCATATAACCTGCCAAATGGATACAAGTATAACAAACAAGAGGCTCAAATGGGcccaagtcgctcacctgaataggaccttaaccatctgaatatgcttctaactaggtttggtgaaaattctttaaataggttttttttttttttttttttttttttaaataaagcctGTTATTTCAAGGTTTTTCCTATGCTTTGCTGTGACACACTAAAATGTATAACCATTAATAGAACAAAATTCatgataaaaactttttttcttctaattttagctctggtgtccTATAAAAGGGACCAAGTAGAACCATAACAATGAtacaacagaccaagtttgaagaaggTCCATCAAGAGGTCATTTAAAGGTTTCAAACCTAAGTTCTATTTTAGCTCTACCTAAAAGGGACTCTAAGTacccccatttaaacaaatttgggaaaggacattacaatgatgctacaggtcaaatctgatgaagatccagCCAACCCTTCATCAAATGAAGTCATTTACAgtgtcttttttctgtttttaactctagtgggccctgaaagggccaaacaaCACCAGTGAACAAGTTTCTGATGGAGATcgatcaagctgttcatgagaagaagacatttaaaggcatttttattttaagctctagAAAGGGACCAAGGCGATTCATTTATATAGACTTGATAGaagtccatgccaggatgcttcTGACCAACTTTGGTGAAATTCTGACTCTAAAAAGGCCAAGTGCACCCAATTAAACATTTTTGGtaaggaccttaaaatgatgctccagacaaggtttcaTGAGGACACATcaggcagttcatgagaaaatgttatttaaaggcatttctattttgaACTATAGCAGGGGCTAAGtgttcaaaattgaaatattttggtgaatgctacaaatcaagtttgatgaagatccatccagcggttcatgagaagttcataagaagaagtcttttttgattttttttgactTTCTGACTTAACAAGTCgaataaaaatataactttaaaataggatataacaaggcagtctgaaagacagctaaatccctcgccactgctatggatagtgaaagggtaaacctttgacctttagctgtgattttgaccttgaactgacatggctgactaatgaattctgcacaatgtcttgatgaggtgatcatttgaccaaagtttcatgaaaatccttcaaggggtttaggagatacagagctcaaacctttgaccttgagttgacatggctgactcatgcgttcttgatgaggtaatcatttgaccaaagtttgatgaaaatccttcaaggggtttaggagatatagagtggacaaaatatggaaggctcaaacctttgaccctaagatgtgaccttgatcttgagccggcatggctgactcataatttctgcacaggAGGTGatcatgtgacccaatttttataaaattccttcaaggggtttatgagatataatagagtggacatgaaatggaaggctaaaacctttgacctcgagttgtgaccttgaccttgagccggcatggctgactcataaattctgcacatcgccttgatgaggtgatcatttgacccaagttttataaaattccttcaaggggtttaggagatatagagcggacacaaaatggaaggctcaaacctttgaccttgagttgtgatcttgaccttgagccaacaaggctgactcatgggttctgcacatcgtcttgatgaggtgatcatttgacccaagtctcatgaaaatccttcaaggggttcaggagatatggagcggacacaaaagtgttacagACAGAGACCATTCTTATAACAAAGCATATAACAATTTGCTTGACAATTTGACATTTTCTTTCTAAGTTGAATGTTTACCATAACTTGCAACTTAGTAACAGAGTTATCTTATTACAATATGAACACACATAGGTATGACACAGTCACCCTGATGAGGTAGGCAGTTGCTAGTTGCTAAAGAGAAAAGCTGCCATTAAATTGTAGAAAACTGAATTTGTACAAGATGACTGATGATGTCTGGATAAATAGAAAAACACACAGGTgtacttttatatataaatttaatagaaTACTATCAATATCAAGTTATCAACATATATTTGCAAATTCAGCTGCACTGTCAAAATATTCACATAAATTTCAAACCTCTGTGTAATGTAACATTATGTTTACGACTATAAAagcatttatttataatttaatctaTATTTACAGTAATTTCCATTGGTCACATGATTATATTGTGTAAAATCTAAAATACCAGTGAAAGATTaacaaataaaacacacaaataaaaatgatataaaactattaaataaaacttcaaGCATAAACCACTTTTCACATATAAAAGCTCAAAAATACCCTTTTTTCCTAAAGCACCTATTATACATCCTTTCTTTTGGTagcatatttgttcttcttttcAAGTAAGACAATATCAAATAAGATTATTTCAAATGTACAATCATgtaacattatgttttttttttcatattatgtgCAATATAGTATCAATTTTAGACAACAGTTACTGACTAAAATCtaacatcattcctttttctgtATGTTAACTGCATTGAACactcttttttaaaattactttttaaaacaaagagGGCAATAGTTGCCTTAAGGTCCCCATAAATTGACTATATGGCCTtgatatatgtatgacacactgaatcatgaatggtgtttagtatagaaaaaaaatgaaataagtcaAGTGCCCATatctgaacaaatctgagagaaaACCATTCAACATTGGACTTTATAAGAttagtttgatgaaaatttatcaagtgtttcatgggaagaagttatttaaaggtatttttatttttagctctagtggcccaaAAATGAGGCTATCTAAAGTGACCCCATTTAAAGGACTATGaagagaagaccttataataatgttacagaccaagttttaagTGAGTTATGAgatgaagtcatttaaaggtaaatCTATTTCTAACTCTAGCTGACCCTAAAATGGGTAAAGTGCCCCTGTTTGATCAAATTTAAGAGAAgactttacaatgatgctacagatcaagtctgatgaagatcaattAAGCAGCTCCTGAGCTGAAGTTGCTTAAAGgtagtttctttttatttttaggtcTAAAGGCCCCTAAAATTTGACAGAAAGTCTTATGATCATGATACTGTCAAAGTTcaatgaaaatccatcaaactGTTCATATAAATAAGTTGTTTTTAAGTCATTTAGCTGTAGCGGCACCCTTTTAACTAATTTTAAgtaaccttataatgatgctacagaccaagttttatgaagatccatcaagctctTCAGGAGAAGTTGCTTAAaggttttttccatttttagctatAATGGTCCCTGAAAGGGGCTGAGCGTCCCCGTAAGAAAAAcgagagctgtctgtaagacagccaatgcatGTGACGTCAACGCCAATGCCAGGGTAAGCACAACAGCTCAGACTATTCTtccaatagtcaagctaaaaaggaaaGAGGACTTTACAATTATGCTACAGACAGTTcacaaaaagttgtttaaaggttttttttctatatttagctctagcagcccttagaaccatttgaaaaaaaatgagagagGACTTttcaatgatgctacaaaccaagttcaGTGCGAGTCAGACCAGTATTTCAGATGCTGTTTATGCAAATTATGGATGCCTAATGATGGACAATCAGCTCATGTTGAAATGAAGGACAAAACTAGCTGAAACTGtcatagaaacaagaaaagcATGGTACAAAAGCTGTAAATAAAAGCAGAGGTagcattttgatatttgatactaTATGTGCAATCACTATGATATGCTCTAAACACAAAACTGAGAAAAGCCCAATACAGAACTAcactaaattttaaagaaataaaatattctgaaacaATGTCTTTCCTGGAATAAATTATTATTACATAAAACATCATTTAAACTAATCACATTAAATTTATTGAGTAAACAAGACTCTACTTTTCAAAAAAGTGCATACCCCCAATACAGCTTCATGTGAATGGAAGCGGTAATATCTGGGTAAAtgtttggtcattttttttttataaactataACTATGTTATGGTCCTGGCAGAGAAAAAACATAGGCCTTTCACCTctgtgtgtgaccttgatctctgagCTGGAGGTCTTTgtttttgtgcatgacaagttgtctcattctgtgaaacatttgtgccaaaaatctttttaaaaaataatacatgtttgtataaTTTGTTTCACCAATATTTCAGTGTCATTTTGCCAGTATTTCAGTGGCGTTTCACCAGAATTTTTGTGTTATATCATCTGTATTTCAGTATTGTTTCACCACTATTTTAGTGTTGTTTGACCAGTATTTCAGTATTGTTTCACCACTATTTTAGTGTTGTTTGACCAGTATACCAGTCTTTTTCACTGTTGTTTTACCAGTATTTCAATTTCAGAAGTTTTCCATTGTTGTTTCACCAGTATTTTAATGTTCTAAatactgtatatattttatgtaccTTCCTCTTACCACATGTCTTTctgctatgatacaaaacagatgGAACAAgagaatgaagtattgccatgcaatacaatgtCCCCTACTgaaaggcacctaattttttctactgcagtataacataatgaactgatatctgtcaatgatgtataaacaatattcaatatactatatatacaatatcttataataaaaagcttggattaaaatttgcatttataaaaacctacagttgttttcatatggaattttttggccaattataaaaaagtatcATATAAGCGTTATTTCTAGCGAtaacaaagggaaaaaataaatcctaaataaataaaaaaaaattctattacaAGTCTTTaccaggtcaaaatacacctaaaaattcgatgtaacatgcatgttgtaccacagaaaagtggtctcgatttttccctacggccagtaataaaaaagtaacaataaaatctatttatagtaaaaacaaagggatgtaattctaaaaacaagggtgcctcatggtggtgaacatttgtaccaagttacttcaaaatccctccatgcatgaagaagaaatgctccggacaaagtcattcttaaatttaacctttgacctgtaagtatgaccttgaccctagacctagtgcgcatgacaatccatctcatggtgatgaacatttgtgccaagttacatcaaaatccctccatgcatgaagaagaaatgctccagacaaagtcatttttgtatctgacctttggcctctaggtgtgaccttgaccttaaacctagggccctggttttgcgcatgacatgttgtcacatccagggaaatattttcgccaactgatatttaaagcctgtcttgcatgacaaagttatagaccggacaggaaaaaaatcctattgacctttgatctcaaagtgtgaccctgacctttaagctaggtttctgggtttgcgcatgacacatcgtctcattacagggaacatttatgccaagtaatattgtaatcccttgatggatgacagattTCTCGACCTGTCaggaaaaaaaacgtattgtt
The sequence above is a segment of the Mercenaria mercenaria strain notata chromosome 3, MADL_Memer_1, whole genome shotgun sequence genome. Coding sequences within it:
- the LOC123524496 gene encoding uncharacterized protein LOC123524496 — encoded protein: MGLEDTCLTCFGCFILGFILSPLILQGAGMFGSSWIPGENCNTIDPKLYCCDQGTSYYGYNTSRNMCESPFGLSDLDGTAYSLQSGAFSIMMLPIVFGCFEMWCSKDGDDDIGCCGILGGFCFLLYPIAGLLSFIGCMVVAGKFSGSSFGTSFYLCLSSGLYVLAITAALTFYICYKRRNKVKRQASHTTELQPYPSAGAAAPYDNGPPAGIQMQAINIEQREVVHNPETGGFLVFMRSINVFHLVTHSS